A part of Tachysurus vachellii isolate PV-2020 chromosome 4, HZAU_Pvac_v1, whole genome shotgun sequence genomic DNA contains:
- the LOC132844205 gene encoding vitamin D3 hydroxylase-associated protein-like, whose amino-acid sequence MDGERKSVAVALLCAAGVSVLLLKWREQQKVKRKLQRAREKREKEVGQAEKAVNRFKTQNAGVDLSSIVTLPLAELSQKIRGGSLQPDAVLHAYIEKALEVNRELNCSTAVLMESLKQLEEVESHKEGLLYGIPVSIKDNVDYKGYDSTCGVLTKLDDPVIKDSVVVSVLKKQGAIPFIKTNIPQGLLNYECSNPIYGRTVNPCNLQKTCGGSSGGEGALIAGGGSILGLGTDIGGSIRIPASFCGICGLKPTNNRISLHGVNSCAKGGKTALSAVGPMARDVESLALCMRALLCTDMFTLDPTVPPIPFNQQVYESSEPLRIGYYENDGYFQPSPSMSRALRETRELLEQAGHTLVAFNPPRTFTAFHELVLRGNLADAGATLLQHFKEGPVDQCLKYQVSFCAVPVFVKKLISLLLRPIYPRMAAAIHSICGVSSVADLWKQHSEAEGYIQETLAQWEKLELDVLLCPMLGPAYNFNYTGKQSSALTYTALYNVLNFPVGVVPVTEVTDEDEEQLKHYTGNYGDLWDKTFIKAIRGGVGLPVAVQCVARPWQEEMCLRLMREVEKLCAKNKHSKTHHFPFSTEAV is encoded by the exons ATGGATGGTGAGAGGAAGAGTGTAGCAGTGGCTCTGCTCTGTGCTGCCGGTGTCAGTGTTTTGCTGCTGAAATGGAGAGAACAACAGAAGGTGAAGAGGAAACtgcagagagccagagagaagagagagaaggaggtcGGACAGGCAGAGAAAGCTGTCAACCGCTTTAAgactcag AACGCTGGTGTTGATTTGAGCTCCATCGTGACTCTCCCACTGGCTGAACTGAGTCAGAAGATCAGAGGAGGATCTCTACAACCTGACGCTGTGCTCCATGCCTACATAGAGAAG GCTCTGGAGGTGAACAGGGAACTGAACTGTAGCACAGCTGTCCTCATGGAGAGCTTGAAACAACTGGAAGAAGTCGAGTCCCACAAAGAAGGCCTTCTCTACGGCATTCCAGTCAGCATCAAGGACAACGTGGATTATAAG gGCTACGACTCTACCTGTGGTGTACTGACTAAGCTTGATGATCCTGTCATTAAGGACAGTGTGGTGGTTTCGGTGCTGAAGAAACAGGGTGCAATCCCCTTCATCAAAACTAACATCCCTCAGGGTCTCCTCAA cTATGAATGCAGTAACCCCATATACGGGAGGACGGTGAACCCCTGCAACCTGCAGAAGACCTGTGGAGGCTCTTCAGGAGGTGAAGGCGCTCTGATCGCTGGAGGAGGATCTATTCTGGGGCTGGGAACCGACATCGGAGGAAGCATCCGCATCCCAGCATCCTTCTGTGGCATCTGCGGCttaaaacccacaaacaacagGATAAG tttgCATGGTGTCAACTCCTGTGCAAAAGGCGGGAAAACGG CTCTGTCAGCTGTTGGTCCCATGGCCCGTGATGTGGAGAGTCTGGCTCTGTGTATGAGAGCTTTACTTTGCACCGACATGTTCACTCTGGACCCTACGGTTCCTCCGATACCGTTCAACCAGCAG GTATACGAGAGCTCGGAGCCCCTGAGGATCGGTTACTATGAGAACGACGGGTACTTTCAGCCGTCTCCGAGCATGAGCAGAGCTCTACGAGAGACCAGAGAGCTCCTGGAACAAGCAGGACACACG CTGGTTGCGTTTAACCCTCCCCGGACATTCACTGCTTTCCATGAGTTAGTTCTGAGGGGAAACCTTGCGGACGCTGGTGCTACACTCCTACAGCACTT TAAAGAAGGCCCGGTCGATCAGTGTCTGAAGTATCAGGTGTCATTCTGTGCTGTTCCTGTGTTTGTGAAGAAGTTGATCTCACTGCTCCTCAGACCCATC TATCCACGCATGGCTGCAGCAATACACAGCATCTGTGGAGTCAG CAGTGTAGCAGATCTGTGGAAGCAACACTCAGAGGCtgag ggTTATATCCAGGAGACGTTGGCTCAGTGGGAGAAGCTGGAGCTGGATGTTCTGCTCTGCcccatgctgggaccagcttatAACTTCAACTACACCGGAAAACAAAGCA gtgctCTGACTTACACAGCTTTGTACAACGTGCTCAACTTCCCTGTTGGAGTCGTTCCTGTCACCGAAGTCACGGATGAGGATGAAGAACAGCTAAAACACTACACCGGGAACTACGGCGACCTCTGGGACAAGACCTTTATCAAG gccATACGAGGCGGTGTGGGTCTGCCAGtagcagtgcagtgtgtggctCGACCCTGGCAGGAAGAGATGTGTTTACGGCTTATGAGAGAAGTGGAAAAGCTCTGTGCTAAGAACAAgcactcaaaaacacaccacttccccttttccaccgaggcagtttga
- the zgc:152986 gene encoding dnaJ homolog subfamily C member 10 gives MAVCLHHDYSPEYEQAERSHGEEADKINARSLVAGGGTAAKHIAQAVERHSMALAVTVSVLLLFCVCVSVCFTDYYSVLGVSRSASEGEIKKAFHQLARKLHPDRNPSPDAQHVFIQLAQAYDVLSNRETRRNYDQNGKQDFPDDQHGSHGNSDFLAFRLHELLNMLWLEDDFTMFEDEGLTQGWSFTVWDEAQDDDGDHLGNMFSTL, from the exons ATGGCCGTGTGTTTACACCATGATTACTCCCCAGAATACGAGCAAGCTGAACGCAGTCACGGAGAAGAAGCGGATAAAATCAACGCGCGCTCCCTGGTGGCCGGAGGAGGAACTGCAGCGAAGCACATAGCACAAGCCGTGGAAAG GCATTCGATGGCTCTGGCGGTCACTGTGAGCGTCCTGCTGCTgttctgcgtgtgtgtatccGTGTGTTTCACTGATTATTACTCGGTGTTAGGAGTTTCTCGCTCTGCCTCAGagggagagataaagaaagcCTTTCACCAGCTGGCCAGAAAGCTCCATCCAGACAGGAACCCCAGCCCAGATGCACAACACGTCTTCATACAGCTTGCACAAG CCTATGATGTGCTGTCTAACCGAGAGACTCGGAGAAACTACGACCAAAACGGAAAGCAGGACTTTCCTGATGACCAGCATGGTTCCCATGGTAACAGTGATTTCCTGGCCTTCAGGCTTCACGAGCTTCTAAACATGCTGTGGCTGGAGGACGATTTCACGATGTTTGAAGATGAAGGTTTGACTCAAGGATGGAGCTTTACTGTGTGGGATGAAGCTCAGGATGATGACGGTGATCATCTCGGCAATATGTTCAGTACGCTGTAA